In methanogenic archaeon ISO4-H5, the following are encoded in one genomic region:
- a CDS encoding transmembrane protein, translating into MEMEGKTKIAFIAIVVVAMVAAGGVGVSVLVGNDNGSEERPTYNAEVNVKIDDEYKSFNGSGKTVKEILESALGEDVKVGANGNVASYKEQKNDSSHSWVVFRFQTPNGWVNATDDNLVEGATLALEFSEKITENGKVSYSKPTLAVTKTVWFFIQIPALDDIKDCVDSGSFKVREDSNGNPLKSVEDCYNELKDWTVSAGLSSNDLRTGFWIKGTGSYMNEALANGLHETFFKDDAMTVEDDGVTIDYCINGEVMHSSLKKSDLYGWFVDFLGWGDTQLNNGDWTYWSQYTYNPNAKTLDDGRQWEYDQWALGFYDMDLYKYVALVLQTTAQKDGGEIDVDITIPTPSTIPEELKA; encoded by the coding sequence ATGGAAATGGAAGGGAAAACAAAGATCGCATTCATCGCCATAGTTGTCGTGGCCATGGTCGCGGCCGGCGGAGTCGGCGTATCGGTCCTCGTGGGGAACGACAACGGCTCGGAGGAGAGACCGACCTACAATGCCGAAGTCAACGTGAAGATCGATGATGAGTACAAATCCTTCAACGGCAGCGGAAAGACCGTGAAGGAGATCCTCGAGAGTGCCCTCGGAGAGGATGTGAAAGTGGGTGCCAACGGGAACGTTGCATCGTACAAGGAACAGAAGAACGACAGCAGCCACTCGTGGGTGGTGTTCAGGTTCCAGACACCCAACGGGTGGGTGAACGCAACAGACGACAATCTCGTGGAAGGCGCGACTCTGGCTCTTGAATTCTCGGAGAAGATCACCGAGAACGGGAAGGTGTCCTACAGCAAGCCGACCCTCGCCGTGACCAAGACAGTGTGGTTCTTCATCCAGATTCCCGCACTCGACGACATCAAGGACTGCGTGGATTCCGGATCCTTCAAAGTAAGAGAGGATTCGAACGGCAACCCCCTGAAGAGCGTAGAGGACTGCTACAACGAACTGAAAGACTGGACGGTCAGCGCCGGACTCAGCAGCAACGACCTCAGAACCGGGTTCTGGATCAAGGGCACGGGATCGTACATGAACGAAGCCCTGGCCAACGGTCTGCACGAGACATTCTTCAAGGACGATGCCATGACCGTCGAGGACGACGGGGTCACCATCGACTACTGCATCAACGGAGAGGTCATGCACTCCTCCCTGAAGAAGAGCGATCTCTACGGCTGGTTCGTTGACTTCCTCGGATGGGGCGACACCCAGCTCAACAACGGCGACTGGACCTACTGGTCGCAATACACTTACAATCCCAACGCGAAGACCCTCGACGACGGACGCCAGTGGGAATACGACCAGTGGGCGCTGGGATTCTACGACATGGACCTGTACAAGTACGTCGCGCTCGTCCTCCAGACAACCGCCCAGAAGGACGGAGGGGAAATTGATGTGGACATCACCATCCCCACGCCATCGACGATACCCGAGGAGCTCAAAGCATGA
- a CDS encoding ABC transporter substrate-binding protein, which translates to MKVTRTKILLTVTVLLAVAVLTPAMGLTNAERDGRSGVVLDFGYWNTEWVTMDFGDGMNGYQALEKACELKGFTVTYTDDAHTQVYSVNDQSNLQGKKWGMYTLSGGNWVPCDDPSDISLGKKDIITWARASDAGDIVPGTDQSGFSYYGYADNGYSLRTGEKLKVVSLAPSVTETICAVGGLDYIVGTDLYSNYPEGVTQAKNDGKIKNVGGYSDPNYEWIVKLGPDVVFCEGGTGEHVAMADKLRKSGIDCVVTYDVTNVEKLYDNIWIVASAMGLSGNANSVISAFRGTIDAVAGVIGYQASVRTFVALSADPSPWTSGSDTFASDIISKVSGTNVFDSQSSSWFMVSKEQIHSKQPQVIIIVHSGEITTQEQYDQVMGWIDPVWQETPAYRNGNVYLFTGKAADLLSRPGPRLCEAAELLGKALHPDSFLQRDPLDSIPKYLGNDYDIYLTYQRAIA; encoded by the coding sequence ATGAAGGTGACCCGCACCAAGATCCTCCTGACCGTCACTGTGCTGCTAGCGGTAGCGGTGCTCACTCCAGCGATGGGACTGACCAATGCGGAGCGCGACGGAAGGAGCGGCGTGGTGCTGGACTTCGGATATTGGAATACCGAATGGGTCACGATGGACTTCGGCGACGGAATGAACGGATACCAGGCGCTGGAGAAGGCCTGCGAGCTGAAAGGGTTCACGGTCACGTACACCGACGATGCACACACACAGGTGTACTCGGTGAACGACCAATCCAACCTCCAGGGCAAAAAATGGGGCATGTACACGCTGAGCGGAGGGAACTGGGTCCCATGCGACGATCCCTCGGATATCTCCCTGGGAAAGAAGGACATAATAACTTGGGCGAGAGCGAGCGATGCAGGAGATATAGTTCCCGGCACGGACCAATCCGGATTCTCATACTACGGCTACGCGGACAACGGTTACTCGCTCAGGACGGGCGAGAAGCTGAAGGTCGTCTCCCTGGCCCCGTCGGTCACCGAGACCATATGCGCAGTGGGCGGGCTGGACTACATAGTCGGCACCGATCTTTACAGCAACTATCCCGAAGGTGTCACACAGGCGAAGAACGACGGGAAGATCAAGAACGTCGGCGGATACTCGGATCCGAACTACGAATGGATCGTGAAATTAGGACCGGATGTGGTGTTCTGCGAGGGCGGTACGGGAGAACATGTTGCCATGGCCGACAAGCTCCGCAAATCGGGCATAGACTGCGTCGTCACATACGACGTCACCAACGTGGAGAAACTGTACGACAACATCTGGATCGTCGCATCGGCGATGGGACTCAGCGGGAACGCCAACTCCGTGATATCGGCCTTCAGAGGGACGATCGATGCGGTCGCGGGAGTCATCGGATACCAGGCATCGGTCAGGACGTTCGTGGCCCTGTCGGCGGATCCTTCCCCGTGGACATCCGGTTCCGATACCTTCGCATCCGACATAATATCCAAGGTATCCGGCACCAACGTATTCGATTCCCAGTCATCATCATGGTTCATGGTATCGAAAGAGCAGATCCATTCCAAACAGCCTCAGGTGATCATCATAGTCCATTCCGGCGAGATTACCACGCAGGAGCAGTACGACCAGGTGATGGGGTGGATCGACCCCGTATGGCAGGAGACCCCCGCATACAGGAACGGAAACGTGTATCTATTCACTGGGAAGGCCGCGGACCTGCTGTCCAGACCCGGTCCGAGACTGTGCGAGGCGGCAGAACTCCTGGGAAAGGCCCTGCACCCGGACTCGTTCCTGCAGAGAGATCCTTTAGATTCCATCCCCAAGTACCTGGGGAACGACTACGACATCTATCTGACGTATCAGAGGGCGATAGCATGA
- a CDS encoding adhesin-like protein: MKKTAIIILVLMTALVVVPVSSADSSEDTVLVDFGNGSYKWYSNNGGGTFNAVLDSSVDAGTADTIRNVSTSDCKWRLFVWNGSWEDKGTSLSASCSGTVAYGYYPEGFAPVSTPEYRDSWTTLGGSSTASNISVSHGQRNPKVPVEWYNTYTTGYVDSGLVVAGNMLYHTTGGVYEGAGEDADAWVYALDRFSGSVVWKYHGVKGAGYEVTTPLIVGDYLIVTFTCGDVVCFDRFTGTIKDKMTVDNTPPLDSDGNVVWNGRTFYTGGTTPVYDSGRIYFGTSAGTVLCLQLSASGTFSTAWEYVPPSTVEDNHYTGTRGCFYFHAPTVYTVDGQRMLFIGNYDGYVHAVNADTGVMIWVRRVIDMSADNRAAPGTPGSAASVSMSPDGSHLLVGCTDGALFSLEGYLLALDPLTGNEMTRSDSTAWKLDGLFTSPVITVDGFYSYVSPLSAGSDIFPKADGSSDAVTNSVYFFNWDGKVVWKTGEYQMIKGALTMDADGILYGTDYSAGSFWPTGGALTAWDSSNGSEIWRVLLSPYTQDSYSMVQPTVIDGKIYTGNDYGAVYCLSDIKGEGTEEERVQALQSVGFAHWSWYLTVAVAAITIAGFTILYRRG; this comes from the coding sequence ATGAAGAAGACCGCCATCATCATCCTGGTTCTCATGACCGCACTGGTGGTCGTCCCCGTCTCGTCGGCGGATTCGTCCGAGGATACCGTTCTGGTGGATTTCGGCAACGGTTCGTACAAATGGTATAGCAACAACGGCGGAGGCACCTTCAATGCCGTGCTGGATTCCTCCGTCGATGCAGGTACCGCGGATACGATCAGGAACGTCAGCACGTCGGATTGCAAATGGAGACTATTCGTATGGAACGGCAGCTGGGAGGATAAAGGCACCTCCCTCTCCGCTTCCTGCTCCGGCACGGTAGCGTACGGATACTATCCCGAAGGGTTCGCTCCCGTCTCCACCCCCGAATATAGGGATTCATGGACAACACTGGGCGGATCCTCGACGGCCTCCAACATATCGGTCTCGCACGGACAGAGGAATCCCAAGGTCCCCGTGGAATGGTACAACACCTACACCACGGGATACGTCGATTCAGGACTGGTCGTTGCCGGCAATATGCTGTACCACACAACAGGCGGAGTCTACGAGGGAGCGGGGGAAGATGCAGATGCCTGGGTCTATGCTCTCGACAGGTTCTCCGGTTCCGTCGTGTGGAAATACCACGGCGTCAAAGGGGCAGGATACGAGGTCACTACACCGCTGATCGTCGGCGACTACCTCATCGTCACGTTCACCTGCGGCGATGTGGTCTGTTTCGACCGCTTCACAGGAACCATAAAGGACAAGATGACTGTGGACAACACCCCGCCGTTGGACAGCGACGGCAACGTCGTCTGGAACGGAAGAACGTTCTACACCGGCGGAACAACGCCTGTGTATGATTCAGGAAGGATCTATTTCGGAACATCCGCAGGCACCGTCTTGTGCCTGCAACTTTCTGCATCGGGGACTTTCTCCACCGCATGGGAATACGTCCCGCCGTCAACTGTCGAGGACAACCATTACACGGGCACCCGCGGATGCTTCTACTTCCACGCACCCACCGTCTACACCGTGGACGGACAGAGGATGCTGTTCATCGGCAATTACGACGGCTATGTCCACGCGGTGAACGCGGATACTGGTGTAATGATATGGGTGAGGAGGGTCATCGACATGTCCGCCGATAACCGCGCCGCTCCCGGTACCCCTGGTTCCGCAGCATCAGTATCCATGTCACCCGACGGTTCGCATCTGCTGGTGGGATGCACCGACGGGGCATTGTTCTCCCTGGAAGGATACCTGTTGGCACTCGATCCGCTCACCGGGAATGAAATGACGCGGTCCGACAGCACCGCCTGGAAACTAGACGGGCTGTTCACATCGCCGGTCATCACCGTTGATGGATTCTACTCCTACGTTTCCCCGCTCTCGGCGGGTTCGGACATCTTCCCGAAAGCCGACGGAAGCAGCGACGCGGTCACGAATTCCGTCTACTTCTTCAACTGGGACGGGAAGGTAGTATGGAAGACAGGGGAGTATCAAATGATCAAGGGTGCCCTGACAATGGATGCCGACGGCATCCTGTACGGCACCGACTATTCCGCCGGGAGCTTCTGGCCCACCGGCGGCGCTCTGACCGCCTGGGACTCCAGCAACGGTTCGGAAATCTGGAGGGTCCTGCTCTCACCCTACACCCAGGACTCGTATTCCATGGTACAGCCCACCGTCATCGACGGCAAGATCTACACCGGCAACGACTACGGTGCGGTATACTGTCTCAGCGACATCAAGGGCGAAGGTACCGAAGAGGAGAGGGTCCAGGCACTGCAGTCGGTGGGATTCGCGCATTGGTCGTGGTATCTCACAGTCGCGGTTGCCGCCATTACCATCGCGGGATTCACCATATTGTACAGGAGGGGCTGA
- a CDS encoding ABC transporter permease protein — protein MAEKGRLFTSLKKGYKGLKEDIGAQDESEIARKKKRFVLIVIFGLIMSVIAFLISISISSGGVIPVSEAVSALFSSIGKAFNGDKNLDMIELYIYNARLPRTIAAIAVGAGLAVAGCMYQAIIRNPLVDPYITGVSSGAGCLAMAATALGFSIPFLADNTLYIIPVVAIIGGIAAFFITMTVAEGSGGSSINYILAGTIVGFAFSSVQTIFMSMGKDNLTDVMWWLYGSFANITWENAWIIFIPAMGIAIVAMIWAREFNLYSMGEDQAAQLGLNVKRFKRLTMITASILTALCVAFVGIIGFVGLVVPHACRMALGSDHRLIMPASVVIGAMLMLFADLVARTVMSPAELPVGAITAIIGTPVFAYMLMKRGRNYDG, from the coding sequence ATGGCTGAAAAAGGAAGACTGTTCACTTCGCTGAAGAAGGGATACAAAGGACTGAAGGAGGATATCGGAGCGCAGGACGAATCCGAGATCGCCAGGAAGAAGAAGAGATTCGTCCTGATCGTGATCTTCGGACTGATCATGTCCGTGATAGCGTTCCTGATATCGATATCCATCTCATCCGGAGGGGTGATTCCGGTATCCGAAGCGGTATCGGCACTGTTCTCATCGATAGGGAAGGCCTTCAACGGGGACAAGAACCTCGATATGATCGAACTGTACATCTACAACGCCAGACTGCCCAGGACCATCGCCGCCATCGCTGTCGGTGCTGGACTGGCGGTCGCGGGATGCATGTACCAGGCCATCATCCGCAACCCTCTGGTGGATCCCTACATCACCGGAGTGTCCTCTGGTGCCGGATGTCTCGCCATGGCTGCCACCGCACTCGGATTCAGCATACCCTTCCTTGCTGACAACACCCTGTACATCATACCCGTCGTGGCCATCATCGGAGGTATCGCGGCATTCTTCATCACCATGACCGTGGCAGAAGGTTCCGGAGGATCCTCCATCAACTACATCCTGGCTGGAACCATCGTCGGTTTCGCGTTCTCATCCGTGCAGACAATCTTCATGAGCATGGGCAAGGACAACCTCACCGATGTCATGTGGTGGCTGTACGGCTCGTTCGCCAACATAACCTGGGAGAACGCTTGGATCATATTCATCCCCGCGATGGGCATCGCCATCGTGGCCATGATTTGGGCAAGGGAGTTCAACCTCTATTCGATGGGGGAGGACCAGGCCGCACAGCTCGGACTGAACGTCAAGAGATTCAAGAGACTCACCATGATCACCGCATCCATCCTCACCGCGCTCTGCGTTGCCTTTGTGGGGATTATCGGATTCGTGGGATTGGTTGTCCCGCACGCATGCCGTATGGCCCTGGGAAGCGACCACAGGCTCATCATGCCCGCATCGGTAGTCATCGGTGCGATGCTGATGCTCTTCGCCGATCTTGTGGCCAGAACAGTCATGTCCCCTGCGGAACTGCCCGTCGGTGCCATCACCGCGATCATCGGTACGCCAGTATTCGCCTACATGCTCATGAAGAGGGGGCGCAACTATGACGGATGA
- a CDS encoding ABC transporter ATP-binding protein, which translates to MTDEIPLLKIQGLVKDFGDFRALKGIDLEFGRGLLVGLIGPNGCGKSTMMKCISRLHPQTSGTIEVDGKDVTSLKPAEVAKIVATVPAEAGQTFGISVMDMVMLGRYPFVEKIWWENPEDERVTIEAMRTFGIDHLRRKQVALCSSGERQRALIAKAYVQQPKLMLVDEPTSHLDMKYKLQVMEYLQKMARTDMTVIVAEHDISLMARYCDICVIMKKGEIVAVGDPKVIITEDLIRDVYDVEARVGLDVDGEIYVLPKRYVEGSL; encoded by the coding sequence ATGACGGATGAGATTCCTCTCCTTAAGATACAGGGTCTGGTTAAGGACTTCGGGGATTTCAGAGCCCTCAAGGGCATCGACCTCGAATTCGGAAGAGGTCTTTTGGTAGGTCTAATCGGCCCTAACGGATGCGGAAAATCGACGATGATGAAATGTATCAGCCGCTTGCACCCGCAGACCTCCGGTACCATCGAGGTCGACGGGAAGGATGTGACCTCGCTTAAACCTGCAGAAGTGGCCAAGATCGTTGCCACCGTTCCCGCCGAAGCGGGTCAGACCTTCGGTATAAGCGTCATGGATATGGTAATGCTCGGTCGTTATCCTTTCGTCGAGAAGATCTGGTGGGAGAATCCCGAGGACGAGAGGGTCACCATCGAAGCTATGCGCACATTCGGCATCGACCATCTCAGGAGAAAACAGGTCGCCCTGTGTTCATCGGGTGAAAGGCAGCGTGCCCTCATCGCAAAAGCGTACGTACAGCAGCCCAAGCTCATGCTGGTGGACGAACCCACATCCCATCTGGATATGAAATACAAACTGCAGGTCATGGAATACCTGCAGAAGATGGCCAGAACCGACATGACAGTAATCGTTGCGGAGCACGACATCTCCCTGATGGCCAGATACTGCGACATCTGCGTCATCATGAAGAAAGGTGAGATCGTAGCGGTAGGCGACCCGAAAGTCATCATCACCGAGGACCTCATACGCGATGTGTACGACGTGGAGGCACGCGTAGGGCTGGATGTCGACGGGGAGATCTATGTCCTGCCGAAAAGATATGTCGAAGGAAGCTTATGA
- a CDS encoding transmembrane protein: MRYAAATIVLLITLSVLFMYIPNEGSDAASSETAPDGSVYQYDTYGSGHPNYYCEITDADTAGNVVHIPTVLEGYDVRNILPGAFDGCAAKCVIIPVNVKSISAGAFTGCTQLTDVYFMGDGPAMDGAFSTGVNIHRLPGTTGWGTETAITTETSDGITYAQFPDGWMAIGGTPTDGVITIKSDIGGGKVTSIGPYAFSGTMQPSGEVERRTDIVSVRIESGITDIRERAFYYCDIQTIVMPGSVFNIHDEAFRSALELTDASISPSAEYIGFECYRDCQALTSITVPDSVRFMGDGCFYICNSAETLKIGSGVQSIPVRGFGYCTSLTDVTFNCSPTEIKASAFYNCPSLRSISIPDSVKTIGQEAFWNCTSLTELSLGKVTSIEYGAFRNCTSLRSFDLPSTMESLGKYCFADCTKLSDIDAYGPCPVLDDTVFLNDPVTIHCSKDDYDSWKNSLTDASVKDDLNKKSFNILYIVILGIALAAIGSFIFISHKRQ, from the coding sequence ATGAGATATGCCGCCGCAACCATAGTACTGCTGATCACCCTTTCAGTTCTGTTCATGTACATCCCGAACGAAGGATCGGATGCCGCTTCCTCCGAGACGGCACCCGACGGTTCGGTATATCAATACGACACATACGGTTCGGGGCATCCCAACTATTACTGCGAGATCACGGATGCGGACACTGCTGGAAATGTAGTGCACATTCCGACCGTTCTCGAGGGATATGATGTACGCAACATCCTTCCGGGTGCGTTCGACGGATGCGCCGCCAAATGCGTCATAATCCCCGTAAACGTGAAGAGCATCTCTGCGGGAGCATTCACAGGCTGTACGCAGCTCACGGACGTATACTTCATGGGAGACGGGCCTGCGATGGACGGTGCATTCTCGACAGGGGTAAACATCCATCGCCTTCCGGGAACGACGGGCTGGGGAACGGAAACCGCCATCACGACCGAGACATCGGACGGCATAACCTATGCCCAGTTCCCAGACGGATGGATGGCCATCGGGGGGACGCCCACGGACGGTGTCATCACCATCAAGTCGGATATCGGCGGAGGGAAGGTCACATCAATCGGCCCCTATGCGTTCTCCGGCACCATGCAGCCCAGCGGAGAGGTCGAAAGGCGTACCGATATCGTTTCGGTCCGCATAGAATCGGGGATAACAGATATTCGTGAGCGCGCGTTCTACTATTGCGACATACAGACCATCGTGATGCCTGGTTCTGTCTTCAATATCCATGACGAGGCCTTCCGTTCTGCATTGGAGCTTACGGATGCTTCGATTTCACCGTCTGCGGAATACATCGGATTCGAATGCTACCGCGACTGCCAAGCTTTGACATCGATAACCGTGCCGGACAGCGTGAGATTCATGGGTGACGGCTGTTTCTATATCTGTAACTCTGCCGAAACTCTGAAGATCGGTTCGGGCGTACAATCTATCCCTGTCAGGGGATTCGGCTACTGCACCTCCCTGACAGATGTTACATTCAATTGCAGCCCGACCGAAATAAAAGCATCCGCATTCTACAACTGCCCATCTCTCAGATCGATCAGCATACCTGATTCCGTGAAGACGATCGGTCAGGAAGCGTTCTGGAACTGCACATCTCTTACGGAACTGAGTCTCGGAAAGGTGACCTCGATAGAGTACGGTGCGTTCAGGAACTGCACATCGCTGAGATCGTTCGACCTTCCGTCCACGATGGAATCATTAGGGAAATACTGCTTCGCGGACTGTACCAAACTGTCGGATATCGATGCATACGGGCCGTGTCCGGTATTGGATGACACGGTATTCCTCAACGACCCCGTGACGATCCACTGCTCCAAGGACGATTACGATTCCTGGAAGAACTCGCTGACCGATGCATCCGTTAAAGATGATCTGAACAAGAAATCATTCAACATCCTGTATATCGTCATACTGGGGATTGCTCTGGCGGCCATAGGGTCATTCATATTCATCAGCCATAAGAGACAATGA
- a CDS encoding ATP-dependent DNA helicase codes for MTVETECVEYKESTTELEDAVLALSAMLNKNGYGKVIFGAKNDGTLVGQDIGKDTLKTISQHIQNFVEPRVIPTIEVTELEKGKGAITVAVSGLNRPYAYKNNIYIRSGEENKKVPITELRQMFQSYSDLLKDTVAFRQDLTFNGLVGRLRAKGLHVNDDRKLYDNYELMRIDGKFNIQAELLSDQNKVPLTAVVFDGTDRTAISIRKDFSGRNLFDELEQVQMFAESMNENRVVMEGLVRKETQQFEMDAFREAWVNACAHNTWTLGIPPTVQFFSDRVEIISNGSIPYIQTTEEFFNGRSMPINESLMRIFIAAGISEHTGHGVPVIVREYGREAFEITGGTVKVTLRYRFERNGSMVQHSLKDKNPETAKILQYLSINPECTLSELSEIVGIKRGTLGKIIIKLQQEGVLAREGSKRSGSWKVMQNNNASEPKNGDA; via the coding sequence ATGACTGTTGAAACAGAATGCGTAGAATACAAGGAAAGCACCACCGAACTGGAAGATGCCGTTCTGGCATTATCTGCCATGCTCAATAAAAACGGTTACGGGAAGGTAATCTTCGGTGCAAAAAATGACGGTACCCTTGTAGGACAAGATATCGGCAAAGATACGCTGAAGACAATCTCCCAACATATCCAAAATTTCGTTGAACCCAGAGTCATCCCCACCATCGAGGTTACCGAACTTGAAAAGGGTAAGGGGGCAATCACTGTTGCAGTATCCGGGCTGAACAGACCCTACGCGTACAAGAACAACATTTACATCCGCTCCGGAGAAGAGAACAAGAAGGTTCCTATAACCGAACTCAGACAGATGTTCCAAAGTTATTCCGACCTTCTCAAAGATACCGTGGCATTCCGTCAGGATTTGACGTTCAATGGTCTTGTCGGACGTCTCCGTGCCAAAGGGCTTCATGTGAATGACGATCGTAAGTTGTATGACAACTATGAGCTGATGCGTATCGATGGGAAATTCAACATCCAGGCCGAACTGCTCTCGGATCAGAACAAGGTACCACTGACCGCAGTGGTCTTCGATGGAACCGACAGAACAGCGATATCCATCCGCAAGGATTTCTCCGGACGCAATCTGTTCGACGAACTGGAACAGGTCCAGATGTTCGCGGAATCGATGAATGAGAACAGGGTCGTGATGGAAGGACTCGTGAGGAAAGAGACGCAGCAATTCGAAATGGACGCATTCAGGGAAGCGTGGGTGAATGCATGTGCCCATAACACGTGGACCCTCGGAATCCCGCCCACGGTACAGTTCTTCTCGGACAGAGTGGAGATAATATCCAACGGAAGCATACCATACATCCAGACCACGGAGGAATTCTTCAACGGCAGGAGTATGCCGATCAACGAATCACTCATGCGGATATTCATCGCTGCTGGTATCAGCGAACACACCGGACATGGAGTACCGGTTATCGTAAGAGAATACGGACGTGAGGCGTTCGAGATTACCGGGGGAACGGTAAAAGTCACACTCAGGTACAGATTCGAAAGAAACGGATCCATGGTTCAGCACTCATTGAAGGATAAAAACCCCGAAACGGCCAAGATACTCCAGTATCTCTCGATCAATCCCGAATGCACCCTGTCCGAACTGTCCGAAATCGTCGGTATCAAAAGAGGGACCCTTGGAAAGATAATTATCAAACTACAGCAAGAAGGCGTTCTGGCAAGAGAAGGTTCCAAAAGATCGGGTTCATGGAAGGTTATGCAAAACAATAATGCCTCTGAACCGAAGAACGGGGATGCGTAA